One genomic window of Bacteroidota bacterium includes the following:
- a CDS encoding matrixin family metalloprotease — MVELRGRYVFLLFLLLVAACDNSEDVVEPIASTEFAACNQELSACNAGSGAYCLFGFKWGMNNPFSNPGFDKEGPQSPVAGITFSFQNEGTLLNTHRQIQAPSQPFDNTLSCARTEVRRAMDAWATTANISFQEMPEDSDSQIRFYVADIQQSGVGYPNYFAGRCTSLSGQIVMQPNTRFNTCETFYKFMLHEIGHTLGLGHVDSPNVMNPSFDALNAIEAPQEGDRAGMVALYGTP; from the coding sequence ATGGTTGAGCTTCGGGGACGGTATGTATTCTTGCTTTTTTTATTGCTAGTCGCAGCTTGTGACAACTCGGAAGACGTAGTTGAGCCTATCGCCTCAACTGAATTTGCTGCATGCAATCAGGAGTTATCAGCATGCAACGCTGGGAGTGGCGCCTATTGCCTCTTTGGGTTTAAGTGGGGGATGAACAACCCGTTTTCGAATCCCGGTTTTGATAAAGAGGGGCCGCAATCGCCTGTTGCCGGTATTACGTTTAGTTTCCAAAATGAAGGGACCTTGCTCAATACCCACCGGCAAATTCAGGCACCTTCGCAGCCGTTTGATAATACGTTGAGTTGCGCCAGAACCGAGGTGCGACGTGCTATGGATGCGTGGGCTACAACCGCAAACATCTCTTTTCAGGAAATGCCTGAAGACAGCGACAGCCAAATCCGTTTTTACGTTGCTGATATTCAGCAGAGCGGGGTAGGGTACCCCAACTACTTTGCCGGCAGATGTACCTCACTTTCCGGGCAGATCGTCATGCAGCCCAACACGCGGTTCAATACGTGCGAGACGTTTTACAAATTTATGCTGCACGAGATCGGGCATACGCTGGGACTTGGCCACGTTGATTCGCCCAATGTAATGAACCCCAGTTTTGATGCCCTGAACGCTATCGAAGCACCGCAAGAAGGAGACCGGGCGGGGATGGTTGCGCTATACGGCACGCCGTAA
- the aroB gene encoding 3-dehydroquinate synthase gives MHSDTSLSPITIDLGATRSYPYHIESLQRVPELMAASGLRIGKCMVITDATVARHYANTLEEALLTAGWQPERIVVTTGEKAKGYADLHQIYDAALSSGIDRKTPVLALGGGVVGDLAGFAAASLLRGLPFVQLPTTLIAQVDSALGGKTGINHATGKNLIGAFHQPAFVCADLKTLQSLPFREWTSGLAEVVKHALIADIDFVSWLEDNWAAVIDRDASILGTLIHRAAGIKAVVVSQDEREAGLRAILNFGHTFGHAIEHVAGYGHFTHGEAVAMGMRAALHLSARLHPALDVQRAADLVKKLPIQASAIDMPVDDLVAAMYTDKKVLAGRIRFVLLDKVGHAYVEADADMRDATWAFEEMLKNLHL, from the coding sequence ATGCATTCAGATACCAGCCTCTCTCCCATAACAATTGACCTCGGCGCTACGCGGAGCTACCCATACCACATTGAGTCGCTACAGCGTGTGCCAGAACTGATGGCGGCATCAGGCCTGCGGATCGGCAAATGTATGGTCATAACCGACGCAACAGTTGCCAGGCACTACGCCAATACGCTGGAAGAAGCCTTGTTGACGGCAGGTTGGCAACCTGAACGCATCGTTGTAACCACAGGCGAAAAGGCCAAAGGGTATGCAGATTTGCATCAGATTTATGATGCTGCGCTGTCATCGGGCATAGATAGGAAGACGCCTGTGCTGGCCCTCGGAGGTGGTGTTGTAGGTGACCTGGCCGGCTTTGCTGCTGCGTCATTGCTTCGCGGGCTGCCGTTTGTCCAACTCCCCACGACACTCATTGCACAGGTTGATAGCGCACTGGGTGGTAAAACGGGCATCAACCACGCAACAGGAAAAAATCTGATTGGCGCATTCCACCAGCCGGCATTTGTGTGTGCCGACTTGAAAACGCTGCAATCGTTGCCGTTTCGCGAATGGACCAGCGGCCTGGCAGAAGTTGTAAAGCACGCCCTCATTGCCGACATTGACTTTGTATCCTGGCTGGAAGACAACTGGGCAGCGGTCATCGATCGCGACGCCTCGATCCTGGGTACGCTCATTCATCGTGCTGCCGGCATCAAAGCGGTTGTTGTATCCCAGGATGAACGGGAAGCGGGGCTTCGCGCCATTCTTAACTTTGGTCATACGTTTGGCCATGCGATAGAGCATGTCGCCGGCTACGGACACTTCACACACGGCGAAGCAGTGGCAATGGGCATGCGTGCCGCCTTACATTTGTCTGCCCGCCTGCATCCGGCGCTCGACGTTCAGCGTGCCGCCGACCTCGTAAAAAAACTCCCCATCCAGGCCAGTGCTATCGATATGCCAGTAGACGACCTTGTTGCAGCCATGTATACTGATAAGAAAGTGCTTGCCGGCCGCATTCGGTTTGTGTTGCTAGACAAAGTAGGCCATGCCTATGTTGAGGCGGATGCAGACATGCGTGATGCAACGTGGGCCTTTGAAGAAATGCTCAAAAACCTCCATCTGTAG
- a CDS encoding outer membrane protein transport protein — MTRTNRRGGTLLALTAAAIAMTSIEAQAGGFAIREQSAEGLGAAFAGIAAGTNDLSSMFWNPATLSLHDGSSVQGEIAAILPYANIDVDSSTRPTGVPGAFVNNGTEESGNLGSLAIVPSTYVAHQVNDKLRVGLAINSPFGLVNEANRGWAGNFHGLKSDLFSININPMASYDLSDYLSVGVGVQVQYVDVALTQENLVGLNTFAQGRATGDDWGYGVTAGVVFKPTEYTRVGLGYRSQIKHSIRGHSEVSTSGTGAPGTLTNLGKLTARTTLPEMVSLGVRHMVNEDWTVMGTVEWTNWSRFKELRIENDSGAPDNVTEEDWNDGWFFSVGAEHKWDEKLTLRGGVAYEISPVPDRTRTPRIPDNDRIWLNVGGSYQVSSNLSFSVAYSHIFVEDGPINLSRNDVGNAARGDLVGESKANVDIIAVSLKYDFGRLP; from the coding sequence ATGACCCGCACGAACCGAAGGGGGGGAACCCTTCTTGCTTTGACCGCCGCAGCCATTGCGATGACCTCTATTGAAGCGCAGGCAGGCGGTTTCGCTATTCGCGAACAATCGGCGGAAGGGCTCGGCGCGGCGTTCGCCGGCATTGCTGCCGGAACCAACGATCTCAGTTCGATGTTCTGGAATCCGGCAACCCTGTCGCTGCACGACGGTTCATCGGTGCAGGGGGAAATCGCAGCGATTTTGCCCTATGCGAATATCGATGTCGACTCATCAACTCGCCCTACAGGTGTACCTGGGGCGTTTGTGAATAATGGGACAGAGGAGAGCGGTAATCTTGGATCACTCGCTATTGTTCCATCGACTTACGTCGCGCATCAGGTCAACGATAAGCTGCGTGTTGGCCTCGCCATCAATTCGCCGTTCGGGCTGGTGAACGAAGCAAACCGTGGTTGGGCCGGTAATTTTCATGGGCTTAAATCCGACCTGTTTTCGATCAACATCAATCCAATGGCGTCATACGACCTCTCCGACTATCTGTCTGTCGGCGTTGGTGTGCAGGTTCAATACGTTGATGTGGCACTGACACAAGAGAACTTGGTTGGCTTAAACACCTTCGCTCAGGGCAGGGCAACCGGTGATGACTGGGGATATGGTGTTACGGCAGGGGTGGTTTTCAAGCCAACGGAATATACCCGCGTTGGCCTTGGCTATCGCTCGCAAATCAAACATTCGATACGCGGACACAGTGAGGTGTCCACGTCAGGGACCGGTGCGCCGGGAACACTTACTAATCTGGGAAAATTGACTGCGAGGACGACGCTGCCGGAAATGGTGTCGCTGGGTGTGCGCCACATGGTCAATGAGGACTGGACCGTTATGGGAACAGTCGAGTGGACCAACTGGAGTCGCTTCAAAGAACTCCGCATTGAAAACGATAGTGGTGCTCCTGACAACGTCACTGAGGAAGATTGGAATGACGGCTGGTTCTTTTCTGTCGGGGCCGAGCACAAGTGGGATGAAAAGCTTACTCTGCGCGGCGGTGTCGCCTATGAAATCAGCCCCGTGCCGGATCGGACGCGGACACCGCGCATACCCGACAATGACCGAATCTGGCTCAATGTCGGCGGCTCTTATCAGGTGTCATCCAACCTCTCGTTCAGCGTCGCCTATTCCCACATCTTTGTTGAGGATGGCCCAATAAATCTATCCCGCAATGACGTGGGGAACGCTGCACGTGGTGACCTGGTGGGAGAATCAAAAGCCAACGTCGATATCATTGCGGTCAGCCTGAAGTACGATTTCGGACGGCTGCCTTGA
- a CDS encoding NAD(P)H-quinone oxidoreductase encodes MKAIVVSAPGPESELEIQDVPQPKPGPGHVLVRIVATALNRADLLQRAGHYPPPPGASEILGLEMAGVIESRGPDCSGTFATGDRVMALLPGGGYAAYAVVPEALLMRIPERLSFTEAAAIPEVFLTAFQAVYWLGELKSDETVLLHAGGSGVSTAAIQLAVHQGSAVFVTASEAKHNACKALGAAAAIDYKTAAFEDVISELTDKRGVDLIVDYIGAPYFAANIASLATDGRLVVLAMMGGSKVSAVNLMQLFRKRIHVKTSTLRSRSAPYKAALTAAFVEKFGDALIAGDINPVIDGVYNWQDAEAAHARMRGNLNTGKIVLSVSESA; translated from the coding sequence ATGAAAGCGATTGTTGTCTCTGCGCCCGGCCCAGAAAGCGAGTTGGAAATCCAGGACGTACCACAGCCGAAACCCGGACCGGGGCATGTGCTTGTTCGCATTGTTGCAACTGCTCTGAACCGGGCTGATCTTTTGCAACGCGCCGGCCACTACCCTCCGCCGCCCGGTGCAAGTGAAATTCTGGGGTTGGAAATGGCAGGGGTCATTGAATCACGCGGTCCGGATTGCAGCGGTACATTTGCCACAGGTGACCGTGTGATGGCGTTACTGCCTGGCGGTGGGTATGCGGCGTATGCCGTTGTGCCAGAGGCGTTGCTGATGCGAATTCCTGAAAGGCTCTCCTTTACTGAAGCTGCAGCCATTCCCGAAGTTTTCCTCACGGCATTTCAGGCTGTGTACTGGCTGGGTGAATTGAAGTCCGACGAGACGGTATTGCTGCATGCGGGCGGCAGCGGCGTCAGTACGGCTGCCATTCAGTTGGCTGTGCACCAGGGAAGTGCGGTCTTTGTTACTGCGTCTGAAGCCAAGCATAATGCCTGTAAAGCACTTGGTGCCGCAGCGGCCATTGATTACAAAACAGCAGCTTTTGAGGATGTGATCAGCGAGCTAACAGACAAACGAGGCGTAGACCTGATCGTAGATTATATTGGAGCGCCTTATTTTGCAGCCAACATTGCGTCATTGGCAACGGATGGCCGGCTTGTTGTGCTGGCGATGATGGGAGGGAGCAAAGTATCAGCGGTCAACCTGATGCAATTGTTCAGAAAGCGCATACACGTAAAAACCTCCACATTGCGGAGCCGGTCAGCACCATACAAGGCCGCACTCACAGCAGCTTTTGTCGAAAAATTTGGTGATGCATTGATAGCCGGAGACATCAATCCGGTGATTGACGGCGTATACAACTGGCAAGACGCAGAAGCGGCGCATGCCCGTATGCGGGGCAATTTAAATACCGGGAAAATTGTACTTTCTGTTTCAGAATCAGCATAA
- a CDS encoding bifunctional alpha/beta hydrolase/OsmC family protein, with protein sequence MPAQKITFTNRQQERIAARLDLPDNGPPVAYALFAHCFTCSKNLKAVGHISRALTTHGFAVLRFDFTGLGESEGDFADTNFSSNIADLLDAAAYLETNYAAPKILVGHSLGGAAVLQAAQHLPDVQAVATIGAPYDPAHVAHLFESSAEEINETGHAVVNLAGRQFTIKKQFLDDLDSHAVDENIRTLDRALLIFHSPVDQTVSVDNAARIFQAARHPKSFVSLDQADHLLTSESDSTYVGQVLSSWAQKYVKTAPQPTKPAANGEHGTVVVKLGPEGFRTDISDGRHTLIADEPEHVGGTDLGPSPYELLNASLGACTAMTMRMYAARKGWPLETVEVRLKHAKIYAKDCASCETEGHAKIDQITREIRMTGPLDDAQQKRLMDIADKCPVHRTLHNEVHVSTSQV encoded by the coding sequence ATGCCTGCGCAAAAAATTACATTCACCAATCGCCAGCAAGAACGCATTGCGGCACGTCTGGACTTACCTGATAACGGGCCGCCTGTCGCTTATGCGCTTTTTGCCCATTGTTTTACCTGCAGCAAAAACCTGAAGGCTGTAGGGCATATCAGCCGTGCGCTTACCACCCATGGCTTTGCCGTCCTGCGGTTCGATTTTACTGGTTTAGGGGAGAGTGAGGGCGATTTTGCTGACACCAATTTCTCGTCCAACATTGCTGACTTGCTTGATGCTGCGGCCTACCTTGAGACCAATTATGCGGCACCAAAAATTCTGGTGGGCCATTCGCTTGGCGGGGCTGCGGTTTTGCAGGCAGCGCAACATTTACCAGACGTACAGGCTGTAGCAACCATTGGCGCCCCATACGATCCGGCGCATGTTGCCCATTTGTTTGAGAGCTCTGCTGAAGAAATTAATGAAACCGGGCATGCTGTGGTCAACCTCGCCGGCCGGCAATTTACCATCAAAAAGCAGTTTCTCGACGACCTGGACAGCCACGCGGTTGATGAAAATATTCGTACCCTCGACCGGGCACTGCTCATTTTCCACTCCCCGGTAGATCAAACGGTTAGTGTTGATAATGCCGCCCGTATTTTTCAGGCTGCGCGGCATCCCAAGAGCTTTGTGTCACTGGATCAGGCAGATCACCTGCTAACCAGCGAGTCAGATTCAACTTATGTGGGGCAAGTATTGTCTTCATGGGCACAGAAATACGTAAAAACAGCACCTCAACCGACAAAGCCAGCGGCGAACGGCGAACACGGGACGGTCGTTGTGAAGCTCGGTCCAGAGGGCTTTCGCACAGACATCTCAGATGGCCGGCACACCCTCATCGCGGATGAGCCCGAACACGTTGGTGGCACCGATCTCGGCCCTTCTCCCTATGAATTGCTCAATGCGAGCCTCGGTGCTTGCACAGCGATGACAATGCGCATGTATGCTGCCCGGAAAGGATGGCCGCTTGAAACAGTTGAGGTACGCCTCAAGCATGCCAAAATATATGCAAAAGACTGTGCATCCTGCGAAACTGAAGGGCATGCTAAAATTGACCAAATTACCCGCGAAATACGCATGACCGGACCGCTGGATGATGCCCAGCAAAAACGTTTGATGGACATTGCCGACAAATGTCCCGTTCACCGTACCTTGCACAACGAAGTGCATGTGTCGACCAGCCAGGTTTAG
- a CDS encoding NRDE family protein: MAVVGCPVPSINYRAMCLILFSYAQHPRYKLILAANRDEFLERSTAPAGFWEAHPHVLAGRDVKAGGTWMGVTKNLRFAAITNYRDPSAEKKDAPTRGRLVLDFLAGSAAPATYLQTLQKSAGDYNGYNLLVGDERGLWYYSNRENIVREVSPGLYGLSNHLLDTAWPKVTKGKSRLKTAIDADDLKSPTLLDVLCDTQQAADAELPQTGVPLDWERMLSPMFIETPNYGTRASTVLLVEYDGRVSFVERTVHPRNSNDDEVHYTFVGASDMQHHDKEM; this comes from the coding sequence ATGGCTGTAGTAGGTTGCCCGGTACCGTCCATCAATTATCGTGCTATGTGTCTGATCCTGTTTTCTTACGCACAACATCCCCGCTACAAGCTTATCCTGGCTGCCAACCGCGACGAATTTCTTGAGCGGTCCACTGCGCCTGCCGGCTTCTGGGAGGCGCATCCTCATGTGCTCGCCGGCCGGGATGTCAAAGCTGGCGGTACCTGGATGGGCGTAACCAAAAATTTGCGTTTTGCAGCCATTACCAATTATCGGGATCCATCTGCCGAAAAAAAGGACGCACCTACCCGGGGGCGGTTGGTACTCGACTTTCTCGCCGGCTCTGCTGCGCCGGCAACCTACTTGCAAACGTTGCAGAAAAGCGCAGGTGATTATAACGGATACAATCTGCTTGTTGGCGATGAGCGCGGGTTGTGGTACTACAGCAACCGCGAGAACATCGTCCGTGAAGTTTCTCCCGGGCTTTATGGTTTGAGCAACCACCTGCTTGATACAGCGTGGCCCAAAGTGACCAAAGGCAAATCGCGTTTAAAAACGGCAATAGATGCGGACGATCTGAAAAGTCCAACTTTACTGGACGTACTTTGCGATACCCAACAGGCTGCGGATGCTGAATTGCCGCAAACCGGCGTACCACTTGATTGGGAGCGCATGCTCTCTCCTATGTTTATAGAAACGCCAAACTACGGTACCCGTGCGAGCACTGTACTGCTGGTTGAGTATGACGGTCGTGTGTCGTTTGTCGAGCGCACTGTACACCCGCGTAACAGCAACGACGATGAGGTACACTACACCTTTGTAGGTGCTTCCGATATGCAGCACCACGATAAGGAAATGTAA